The following proteins are encoded in a genomic region of Populus trichocarpa isolate Nisqually-1 chromosome 13, P.trichocarpa_v4.1, whole genome shotgun sequence:
- the LOC7473282 gene encoding 26S proteasome non-ATPase regulatory subunit 11 homolog — protein sequence MSTPYLPATTDSIDQALEAKNPSEGISILYRILENPSSSPESLRIKEQAITNLSDLLRQENRAEELRSLLTLLRPFFALIPKAKTAKIVRGVIDAVAKIPGTSDLQISLCKEMVQWTRAEKRTFLRQRVEARLAALLMENKEYSEALNLLSGLIKEVRRLDDKLLLVDIDLLESKLHFSLRNLPKAKAALTAARTAANAIYVPPAQQGTIDLQSGILHAEEKDYKTAYSYFFEAFEAFNALEDPRAVFSLKYMLLCKIMVSQADDVAGIISSKAGLQYVGPELDAMKAVADAHAKRSLKLFETALRDFKAQLEEDPIVHRHLSSLYDTLLEQNLCRLIEPFSRVEIAHIADLIELSVDHVEKKLSQMILDKKFAGTLDQGAGCLVIFDDPKTDAIYPATLETISNVGKVVDSLYVRSAKIMA from the coding sequence ATGTCCACACCGTATCTCCCTGCAACTACGGATTCGATTGACCAGGCTTTAGAAGCGAAAAATCCTTCTGAAGGCATTTCAATCTTGTACCGCATACTAGAGAACCCATCATCTTCTCCTGAATCACTCAGGATTAAGGAACAGGCTATCACGAATCTCTCGGATCTTCTCAGACAGGAGAACCGAGCAGAGGAGCTTCGAAGCCTTCTGACCCTGTTGAGGcctttttttgctttgattCCCAAGGCAAAAACTGCAAAAATTGTTCGTGGGGTTATTGATGCAGTAGCTAAAATACCAGGCACTTCTGATCTCCAGATTTCTCTGTGCAAAGAGATGGTGCAGTGGACTCGTGCTGAGAAGCGAACTTTTCTTAGGCAGCGAGTTGAAGCAAGACTGGCAGCACTTTTGATGGAAAATAAAGAGTATTCAGAAGCATTAAACCTGCTTTCCGGGCTGATCAAGGAGGTGAGAAGATTGGACGACAAGCTTCTTCTTGTGGACATAGACTTGCTGGAGAGCAAGCTCCACTTTTCTCTAAGAAACCTCCCTAAAGCCAAGGCTGCACTAACGGCAGCAAGAACAGCAGCCAATGCAATTTATGTGCCTCCAGCTCAACAAGGTACTATAGATTTGCAGAGTGGGATCCTTCATGCAGAAGAGAAGGATTACAAAACTGCTTACAGCTACTTCTTTGAAGCATTTGAAGCTTTCAATGCTCTTGAAGATCCCCGAGCAGTATTTAGCCTCAAGTATATGCTGTTGTGCAAAATAATGGTGAGCCAAGCTGATGATGTTGCAGGAATAATATCATCCAAAGCAGGGCTACAATATGTGGGGCCTGAGCTGGATGCAATGAAAGCTGTCGCTGATGCTCATGCGAAGCGCTCCTTGAAGCTCTTTGAGACTGCACTTCGGGATTTTAAGGCCCAACTAGAGGAAGACCCAATTGTGCACCGACATCTCTCATCCCTATATGACACTTTACTAGAGCAGAACCTCTGCAGGTTGATCGAGCCATTCTCAAGGGTTGAGATTGCTCACATTGCAGATCTGATTGAACTGTCCGTGGATCATGTGGAAAAGAAACTATCTCAGATGATTCTGGATAAAAAATTTGCTGGGACTTTAGACCAAGGTGCTGGATGCCTCGTCATTTTTGATGATCCTAAAACAGATGCAATCTACCCAGCTACATTGGAAACCATTTCCAATGTTGGCAAGGTTGTTGATAGCCTCTATGTGAGGTCCGCCAAGATTATGGCTTAA